The following coding sequences lie in one Saccharopolyspora hordei genomic window:
- a CDS encoding DUF503 domain-containing protein produces the protein MYVGVLELDVLLGDVHSLKQKRAVVRPVVAELRRRFEVAVSEAGNQDLYRRTLVGVAAVSSDAAHVREVLEACERLVAARPELELLSARHRMVGPED, from the coding sequence ATGTACGTCGGTGTGCTCGAACTGGACGTGCTGCTCGGTGACGTCCACTCGCTGAAGCAGAAGCGCGCCGTGGTGCGGCCGGTGGTGGCCGAGCTGCGGCGGCGCTTCGAGGTCGCCGTCTCGGAGGCGGGCAACCAGGACCTGTACCGCCGCACACTGGTGGGCGTGGCGGCGGTGTCCAGCGACGCCGCGCACGTGCGCGAGGTGCTGGAGGCCTGCGAGCGGCTGGTCGCCGCGCGTCCCGAGCTCGAGCTGCTCTCGGCCCGGCACCGCATGGTCGGCCCGGAGGACTGA
- a CDS encoding bifunctional riboflavin kinase/FAD synthetase, protein MQRWRGLEQLPGGWGRCVVTIGVFDGVHRGHQQLISHAVRQARRRGVPCVLMTFDPHPSEVVRPGSHPAQLTTLRRRAELVEQLGVDVFCVLPFTREVSRVPAEEFVHEVLVEKLHAAEIVVGENFTFGHKAAGNIDLLTKLGERFGFEVSSDALLSGPVERADDPSGTSVTFSSTYIRSCIDAGDVVAAASALGRYHRLEGIVVRGAGRGGTELGFPTANLSTPPHAAIPADGVYACWFTHRHRGSGEPGPTLPAAVSVGSNPTFSGTERTVEAYVLDVDADFYGEHVDLDFVRRLRAMERYDTVDALVEQMRHDVAETRRVLADG, encoded by the coding sequence GTGCAGCGATGGCGTGGTTTGGAGCAGCTCCCCGGCGGCTGGGGCCGGTGCGTGGTCACCATCGGTGTCTTCGACGGCGTGCACCGGGGGCACCAGCAGCTGATCTCGCACGCGGTGCGCCAGGCGCGGCGCCGCGGGGTGCCCTGCGTGCTGATGACCTTCGACCCGCACCCCTCGGAGGTGGTGCGGCCGGGCAGCCACCCGGCACAGCTGACGACGCTGCGGCGGCGGGCGGAGCTGGTCGAGCAGCTCGGCGTGGACGTGTTCTGCGTGCTGCCGTTCACCCGCGAGGTCTCCCGCGTCCCGGCCGAGGAGTTCGTGCACGAGGTCCTGGTCGAGAAGCTGCACGCGGCCGAGATCGTGGTGGGGGAGAACTTCACCTTCGGCCACAAGGCGGCCGGCAACATCGACCTGCTGACCAAGCTGGGGGAGCGGTTCGGCTTCGAGGTCTCCTCCGACGCCCTGCTGTCCGGCCCGGTCGAGCGCGCCGACGACCCGTCGGGCACCTCGGTGACGTTCTCGTCGACCTACATCCGGTCGTGCATCGACGCCGGTGACGTCGTGGCCGCGGCGTCCGCGCTGGGCCGCTACCACCGGCTGGAGGGCATCGTGGTGCGCGGGGCGGGCCGCGGCGGCACGGAGCTCGGCTTCCCCACCGCGAACCTGTCCACCCCGCCGCACGCGGCGATCCCGGCCGACGGCGTCTACGCCTGCTGGTTCACGCACCGCCACCGGGGTTCGGGCGAGCCCGGGCCCACCCTGCCCGCGGCGGTCTCGGTGGGCAGCAACCCGACCTTCTCCGGCACCGAGCGCACCGTCGAGGCCTACGTCCTCGACGTCGACGCCGACTTCTACGGCGAGCACGTCGACCTGGACTTCGTGCGCCGGCTGCGGGCGATGGAGCGCTACGACACCGTCGACGCGCTGGTCGAGCAGATGCGCCACGACGTCGCCGAGACCCGCCGCGTGCTGGCGGACGGGTGA
- the def gene encoding peptide deformylase, protein MAHRPIRLFGDPVLRMPADPVTVFDQRLRTIVADLLDTVDAPGHAGVAAPQIGIGVRAFSYNVDGEIGYVINPEVVELSEKTQDGVEACLSLPGLGFDTRRAQHAVVRGVDVDNEPVTVSGSGLMARCLQHETDHLDGTVYIQRLDPAARREAFRQVREQEWFWQR, encoded by the coding sequence GTGGCTCATCGACCGATCCGGTTGTTCGGTGACCCGGTCCTGCGCATGCCCGCCGACCCGGTCACGGTGTTCGACCAGCGGTTGCGCACCATCGTGGCGGACCTGCTGGACACCGTGGACGCCCCGGGGCACGCCGGGGTGGCGGCCCCGCAGATCGGGATCGGCGTGCGGGCGTTCAGCTACAACGTGGACGGCGAGATCGGCTACGTGATCAACCCCGAGGTGGTCGAGCTGTCCGAGAAGACCCAGGACGGCGTCGAGGCGTGCCTGTCGCTGCCCGGGCTCGGGTTCGACACCCGCCGCGCGCAGCACGCGGTGGTGCGCGGGGTCGACGTGGACAACGAGCCGGTCACCGTGTCGGGCAGCGGGCTGATGGCGCGCTGCCTCCAGCACGAGACCGACCACCTCGACGGCACGGTCTACATCCAGCGCCTCGACCCGGCGGCCCGCCGCGAGGCCTTCCGCCAGGTCCGCGAGCAGGAGTGGTTCTGGCAGCGGTGA
- the truB gene encoding tRNA pseudouridine(55) synthase TruB, protein MSERSRKARTTVPPGLLVVDKPAGMTSHDVVSRVRRTMGTRKVGHAGTLDPMATGVLVLGLERATKLLGHLALDTKAYLATIRLGATTTTDDAEGEVVSEVDASGTDEAAIRAGVAELTGEIQQVPSAVSAVKVNGRRAYDLARSGEQVELAARPVTVSRFDVLDLRRTERTTELDVLVECSSGTYVRALARDLGASLGVGGHLGELRRTRVGPFGLATARTLEQLEAEPGLSMGIDEAVETAFPRRNVDAAVARALAHGQAVPAAGVEGTYGMFDPDGRAVALVRDRGRTAKPVLVITPAG, encoded by the coding sequence GTGTCCGAGCGCTCTCGAAAAGCACGCACCACCGTCCCGCCCGGCCTGCTCGTGGTCGACAAACCGGCGGGCATGACCTCGCACGACGTCGTCTCGCGGGTCCGGCGGACCATGGGCACCCGCAAGGTCGGCCACGCCGGGACCCTGGACCCGATGGCCACCGGAGTGCTGGTGCTGGGCCTCGAGCGAGCCACCAAGCTGCTCGGCCACCTGGCCCTGGACACCAAGGCCTACCTGGCCACCATCCGGCTGGGCGCGACCACCACCACCGACGACGCCGAGGGCGAGGTCGTGTCCGAGGTGGACGCCTCCGGCACCGACGAGGCGGCCATCCGCGCCGGGGTCGCCGAGCTGACCGGGGAGATCCAGCAGGTGCCCAGCGCGGTCAGCGCGGTGAAGGTCAACGGGCGCCGCGCCTACGACCTCGCGCGCAGCGGGGAGCAGGTCGAGCTGGCGGCCCGGCCGGTCACCGTCTCCCGCTTCGACGTGCTCGACCTGCGCCGCACCGAGCGCACCACCGAGCTGGACGTGCTGGTCGAGTGCTCGTCCGGGACCTACGTGCGGGCGCTGGCCCGCGACCTGGGGGCGAGCCTCGGGGTCGGCGGTCACCTCGGCGAACTGCGCCGGACCCGGGTTGGCCCGTTCGGGCTGGCCACCGCGCGCACCCTGGAGCAGCTGGAAGCCGAGCCGGGCCTGTCGATGGGCATCGACGAAGCGGTGGAGACGGCGTTCCCGCGCCGCAACGTGGACGCCGCCGTCGCCCGCGCCCTCGCGCACGGCCAGGCGGTGCCCGCCGCCGGTGTCGAGGGCACCTACGGGATGTTCGACCCGGACGGCCGGGCCGTCGCGCTGGTCCGCGACCGGGGCCGCACGGCCAAGCCGGTGCTGGTGATCACCCCGGCGGGGTGA
- the infB gene encoding translation initiation factor IF-2, which translates to MAGKARVHELAKELGVTSKEVLNKLAEQGEYVKSASSTVEAPVARRLRDAYKSQKKADSGKPAQAEAKPARPEAGAPKPGPKPGPKPEAPAAKAEQQQVPKPGPKPGPKPGPKPEPPAKPAEQAPAAKADQQAPKPGPKPGPKPGGDGDAGVVPPRPKAPKPGPRQPRVGNNPFGVGSGSPQSRAPRPGPGPRQGGGQGGPGRQGGDRRQGGGQGAGTAPAGGASGGGAPRPNPGMMPPRPNPGMMPPRPPRSGGGPGGGGRPGGGRGGPGGGGRPGGGGRPGGGGGFRGGGPGAPAGGGFRGRPGGGGRPGGGRGGAAGAFGRPGGPAKRGRKSKRQKRQEYMENMQAPSVGGVRLPRGNGETVRLRRGASLSDFAEKINANPASLVQAMFHLGEMVTATQSVSDEVLELLGQEMNYKVEMVSPEDEDRELLESFDISYGDPGSSDEELQPRPPVVTVMGHVDHGKTRLLDTIRKSNVQAGEAGGITQHIGAYQVVTELEGTERPITFIDTPGHEAFTAMRARGAKSTDIAVLVVAADDGVMPQTVEAINHAQAAGVPIVVAVNKIDVEGANPDKIRQQLTEYGLVAEEYGGDTMFVDISAKQGTNIESLLEAILLTADATLDLRANPNLSAQGVAIEAHLDRGRGPVATVLVQRGTLRVGDSVVAGDAYGRVRRMINENDEDVTEALPSRPVQVIGFTSVPGAGDTFLVVDEDRVARQIADRRGARIREAQNAAKRKRVSLEDLDKVLKETNQLNLIIKGDNSGTVEALEESLTKIEVGDEVELRVIHRGVGGINESDINLATAENTIVLGFNVRAEGKAAEVANREGVEIRYYSVIYRAIEDIEQALKGMLKPEYEEVELGKAEVREIFKSSKVGTIAGCMVTEGVIKRNAKARLLRDNVVVAENLSINSLKRFKDDANEVRDGFECGLTLGSFNDIKVGDIIEPYEMREKPRS; encoded by the coding sequence GTGGCAGGCAAGGCCCGCGTGCATGAGCTCGCGAAAGAGCTCGGTGTTACCAGCAAGGAAGTACTGAACAAGCTCGCCGAGCAGGGCGAGTACGTGAAGTCTGCGTCCTCCACCGTGGAAGCCCCGGTGGCCCGCAGGCTCCGCGACGCGTACAAGTCGCAGAAGAAGGCCGACAGCGGCAAGCCCGCTCAGGCGGAGGCCAAGCCCGCGCGCCCGGAGGCCGGCGCGCCGAAGCCGGGTCCCAAGCCCGGCCCGAAGCCCGAGGCCCCGGCCGCGAAGGCCGAGCAGCAGCAGGTGCCCAAGCCGGGGCCGAAGCCGGGTCCCAAGCCCGGCCCCAAGCCGGAGCCGCCGGCCAAGCCGGCCGAGCAGGCCCCGGCGGCCAAGGCCGACCAGCAGGCGCCCAAGCCGGGCCCGAAGCCCGGTCCCAAGCCCGGTGGCGACGGGGACGCCGGTGTCGTCCCGCCGCGCCCGAAGGCGCCCAAGCCCGGCCCGCGCCAGCCGCGCGTCGGCAACAACCCGTTCGGCGTGGGCAGCGGCTCGCCGCAGTCCCGCGCACCGCGTCCGGGCCCCGGCCCGCGGCAGGGCGGTGGCCAGGGCGGCCCCGGTCGCCAGGGCGGCGACCGCCGTCAGGGCGGCGGCCAGGGTGCCGGTACCGCTCCGGCCGGCGGTGCGTCCGGCGGCGGCGCTCCGCGTCCGAACCCGGGCATGATGCCCCCGCGCCCGAACCCGGGCATGATGCCGCCCCGTCCGCCGCGCAGCGGTGGCGGTCCCGGCGGCGGTGGCCGTCCGGGCGGTGGCCGCGGTGGCCCCGGTGGCGGCGGTCGTCCGGGTGGCGGCGGTCGTCCCGGTGGTGGCGGCGGCTTCCGCGGTGGCGGTCCCGGCGCTCCCGCCGGTGGTGGCTTCCGCGGTCGTCCCGGCGGCGGTGGCCGTCCGGGCGGTGGCCGCGGTGGCGCGGCCGGTGCGTTCGGCCGTCCCGGTGGCCCCGCGAAGCGCGGCCGCAAGTCGAAGCGGCAGAAGCGCCAGGAGTACATGGAGAACATGCAGGCGCCGTCGGTCGGCGGCGTCCGGCTCCCGCGCGGCAACGGCGAGACCGTGCGCCTGCGCCGCGGTGCTTCGCTGAGCGACTTCGCCGAGAAGATCAACGCCAACCCGGCCTCGCTGGTGCAGGCGATGTTCCACCTCGGCGAGATGGTCACCGCGACCCAGTCCGTCTCCGACGAGGTGCTGGAGCTCCTCGGCCAGGAGATGAACTACAAGGTCGAGATGGTCTCGCCGGAGGACGAGGACCGGGAGCTGCTGGAGTCCTTCGACATCAGCTACGGCGACCCGGGCAGCTCCGACGAGGAGCTGCAGCCGCGTCCGCCGGTGGTCACCGTGATGGGTCACGTCGACCACGGCAAGACGCGACTGCTCGACACCATCCGGAAGTCGAACGTGCAGGCCGGTGAGGCGGGTGGCATCACCCAGCACATCGGCGCCTACCAGGTCGTCACCGAGCTGGAGGGCACCGAGCGGCCGATCACCTTCATCGACACCCCGGGTCACGAGGCGTTCACCGCCATGCGTGCCCGCGGTGCCAAGTCGACGGACATCGCCGTGCTGGTGGTGGCCGCCGACGACGGCGTCATGCCGCAGACGGTGGAGGCGATCAACCACGCCCAGGCGGCCGGGGTGCCGATCGTGGTCGCGGTCAACAAGATCGACGTCGAGGGCGCCAACCCGGACAAGATCCGCCAGCAGCTGACCGAGTACGGCCTGGTCGCCGAGGAGTACGGCGGCGACACCATGTTCGTCGACATCTCGGCGAAGCAGGGCACCAACATCGAGAGCCTGCTCGAGGCGATCCTGCTCACCGCGGACGCCACGCTGGACCTGCGGGCCAACCCGAACCTGTCCGCGCAGGGCGTGGCGATCGAGGCGCACCTGGACCGCGGTCGCGGTCCGGTGGCCACGGTGCTGGTGCAGCGGGGCACGCTCCGCGTCGGCGACTCGGTGGTCGCCGGGGACGCCTACGGCCGCGTCCGCCGGATGATCAACGAGAACGACGAGGACGTCACCGAGGCGCTGCCGTCGCGGCCGGTGCAGGTCATCGGCTTCACGTCGGTGCCGGGCGCCGGTGACACCTTCCTGGTGGTCGACGAGGACCGGGTGGCGCGGCAGATCGCCGACCGCCGCGGGGCTCGCATCCGGGAGGCGCAGAACGCGGCCAAGCGCAAGCGGGTCAGCCTCGAGGACCTGGACAAGGTGCTCAAGGAGACCAACCAGCTGAACCTGATCATCAAGGGCGACAACTCGGGTACCGTCGAGGCGCTCGAGGAGTCCCTGACGAAGATCGAGGTCGGCGACGAGGTCGAGCTGCGGGTCATCCACCGCGGCGTCGGTGGCATCAACGAGTCCGACATCAACCTCGCCACCGCGGAGAACACCATCGTCCTGGGCTTCAACGTCCGGGCCGAGGGCAAGGCGGCCGAGGTCGCCAACCGCGAGGGCGTGGAGATCCGGTACTACTCGGTGATCTACCGGGCCATCGAGGACATCGAGCAGGCGCTCAAGGGCATGCTCAAGCCCGAGTACGAAGAGGTCGAGCTGGGCAAGGCCGAGGTCCGCGAGATCTTCAAGTCCTCGAAGGTCGGCACGATCGCCGGTTGCATGGTCACCGAGGGCGTCATCAAGCGCAACGCCAAGGCCCGTCTGCTGCGGGACAACGTGGTGGTCGCCGAGAACCTCAGCATCAACTCGCTGAAGCGGTTCAAGGACGACGCCAACGAGGTCCGCGACGGCTTCGAGTGCGGTCTGACCCTGGGGTCGTTCAACGACATCAAGGTCGGCGACATCATCGAGCCGTACGAGATGCGCGAGAAGCCGCGCAGCTGA
- a CDS encoding DHH family phosphoesterase — translation MTLFAHVNPDADALGSALALGRALRRRGCAVRVSFGTPDQPPASLRDLDVDGLVVPADEVPAAPSTLVVCDTGSLQRLGRLADRVGATIAAGGDVIVLDHHVSNTRYGTLHVVDERAEATVVIVLRLLDEMGAALDLPTARCLYAGLVTDTRSFRHAGAQTHRVAARLLEAGVDPEATTRPLLDTHPFGWMRMLAGVLGEAQLEPSAARGLGLVHATVRLADSAGLRSEELDSVIDVLRTTSEAEVTAVLKEMAPQHWSVSLRADSRLDVGCAAAACGGGGHRLASGFTAQGEPADIIASIRKALDEAPLLD, via the coding sequence GTGACGCTGTTCGCCCACGTCAACCCGGACGCCGACGCGCTCGGCAGCGCGCTCGCGCTGGGGCGGGCGCTGCGGCGGCGGGGTTGTGCCGTGCGGGTGTCGTTCGGCACCCCGGACCAGCCGCCGGCCTCGCTGCGCGACCTCGACGTGGACGGCCTGGTGGTGCCCGCCGACGAGGTGCCCGCCGCCCCGTCGACGCTCGTGGTGTGCGACACCGGCAGCCTGCAGCGGCTCGGCCGGTTGGCCGACCGGGTCGGCGCGACCATCGCGGCCGGTGGTGACGTCATCGTCCTCGACCACCACGTGTCGAACACGCGCTACGGCACGCTGCACGTGGTGGACGAGCGCGCCGAGGCGACCGTGGTGATCGTGCTGCGGCTGCTCGACGAGATGGGCGCGGCACTGGACCTGCCGACCGCGCGGTGCCTGTACGCGGGACTGGTCACCGACACCCGCTCCTTCCGGCACGCCGGCGCGCAGACCCACCGGGTGGCGGCGCGGCTGCTGGAGGCGGGGGTGGACCCCGAGGCCACCACGCGGCCGCTGCTCGACACCCACCCCTTCGGCTGGATGCGCATGCTCGCCGGGGTGCTCGGCGAGGCGCAGCTGGAGCCGTCCGCGGCGCGGGGGCTGGGCCTGGTGCACGCCACGGTCCGGCTCGCGGACTCCGCCGGTCTGCGCAGCGAGGAGCTGGACAGCGTCATCGACGTGCTGCGCACGACCAGTGAGGCGGAGGTGACGGCGGTGCTCAAGGAGATGGCGCCGCAGCACTGGTCGGTGTCGCTGCGCGCGGACAGCCGCCTGGACGTCGGCTGCGCGGCGGCGGCCTGCGGGGGCGGCGGTCACCGCCTGGCCTCGGGCTTCACCGCCCAGGGCGAGCCGGCGGACATCATCGCCTCCATCCGCAAAGCCCTCGACGAAGCCCCCTTGCTCGACTGA
- a CDS encoding YlxR family protein: MVAEGAGASPVVVPDPRRRRPGRGAWLHPDPACLRLAERRRAFPRALRVPGPLDTTAVHEHIGAGQRAAHDRTDAGPVPRQATEGKQVDPS, from the coding sequence GTGGTCGCCGAGGGCGCCGGGGCGTCTCCCGTCGTCGTTCCCGATCCCAGACGTCGGCGGCCGGGCCGGGGGGCCTGGTTGCACCCCGATCCGGCGTGCCTGCGTCTGGCCGAGCGGCGCCGGGCGTTCCCGCGTGCACTCCGGGTGCCGGGTCCGCTCGACACCACGGCCGTGCACGAGCACATCGGTGCCGGGCAGCGAGCAGCTCACGACAGGACCGACGCGGGACCCGTCCCGCGCCAGGCAACTGAAGGAAAGCAGGTCGACCCGTCATGA
- a CDS encoding MATE family efflux transporter — protein MSEPAERIAPRRVFALAVPALGVLAAEPLYVLVDTAVVGHLGAVPLAGLALGGTLFTLVSSQLTFLTYGTTARTARLHGAGRRKDAVAEGVQATWLGIAVGIALMLLAQLVAVPVTELLAGPGPVADAAATWLRIALCGAPLVLITMAGNGWMRGVQDTVRPLRYVLVGNGASAVLCPLFVYPLGWGLEGSALANLVGQSLAAALFLRALVAERAPLKPHPALMRAQLGLGRDLVLRTLAFQVCFLSATSVAARTGAEAAAAHQVVWQLWTFLSLVLDSLAIAAQSLVGAALGAGSASRAKGIAKQVTWYGLGFGVVLGVLFAALAVPLPAVFTSDSAVLAEVPHAWWFFVALQPVAGVVFALDGVFLGAADAAYLRTATLLSAFVGYLPLIWLSLAFGWGLAGIWTGLSAFMVLRLVTLLLRARSGRWAVTGATRQPTTA, from the coding sequence GTGTCCGAACCGGCGGAGCGCATCGCACCGCGGAGGGTGTTCGCGCTGGCAGTCCCGGCGCTCGGCGTGCTCGCCGCCGAACCGCTGTACGTGCTCGTCGACACCGCGGTGGTCGGGCACCTCGGCGCGGTCCCGCTGGCCGGTCTGGCGCTGGGCGGCACGCTGTTCACGCTGGTCTCCAGCCAGCTGACCTTCCTCACCTACGGCACCACCGCGCGCACCGCCCGCCTGCACGGCGCCGGCCGCCGCAAGGACGCGGTGGCCGAGGGCGTCCAGGCCACCTGGCTGGGCATCGCCGTCGGCATCGCGCTCATGCTGCTGGCGCAACTCGTCGCGGTACCGGTGACCGAACTGCTCGCCGGGCCGGGACCGGTCGCCGACGCCGCCGCGACCTGGCTGCGCATCGCGCTCTGCGGCGCTCCGCTCGTGCTCATCACGATGGCCGGCAACGGCTGGATGCGCGGCGTGCAGGACACCGTGCGACCGCTGCGCTACGTGCTGGTCGGCAACGGCGCCTCCGCCGTGCTCTGCCCGCTGTTCGTCTACCCGCTGGGCTGGGGCCTGGAGGGCTCGGCGCTGGCGAACCTCGTCGGCCAGAGCCTCGCGGCCGCGCTGTTCCTCCGGGCGCTCGTGGCGGAGCGGGCACCGCTCAAGCCGCACCCGGCGCTGATGCGCGCCCAGCTCGGACTCGGCCGCGACCTCGTGCTGCGCACCCTGGCCTTCCAGGTGTGCTTCCTGTCGGCCACGTCGGTGGCCGCCCGCACCGGCGCCGAGGCCGCGGCGGCGCACCAGGTGGTCTGGCAGCTCTGGACCTTCCTGTCGCTGGTGCTGGACTCGCTGGCGATCGCCGCGCAGTCCCTGGTCGGGGCGGCGCTGGGCGCGGGCTCGGCCTCGCGCGCCAAGGGCATCGCCAAGCAGGTCACCTGGTACGGCCTGGGCTTCGGCGTGGTGCTCGGGGTGCTGTTCGCCGCGCTCGCCGTGCCGCTGCCCGCGGTGTTCACCTCCGACAGCGCGGTGCTCGCCGAGGTCCCGCACGCCTGGTGGTTCTTCGTGGCCCTGCAGCCGGTGGCCGGGGTGGTGTTCGCCCTGGACGGCGTGTTCCTCGGTGCCGCGGACGCCGCCTACCTGCGCACCGCGACGCTGCTCAGCGCCTTCGTCGGGTACCTGCCGCTGATCTGGCTGTCGCTGGCGTTCGGCTGGGGCCTGGCGGGGATCTGGACGGGCCTGTCGGCGTTCATGGTGCTGCGCCTGGTCACGCTCCTGCTGCGCGCCCGGTCGGGGCGCTGGGCGGTCACCGGGGCGACGCGCCAGCCCACCACGGCCTGA
- the rbfA gene encoding 30S ribosome-binding factor RbfA, whose translation MADAPRARRLAKRIAQIVASGLEHEVKDPRLAMVTITDARVTPDLRDATVYYTVFGDEADYASTAAALSSATGVLRSRVGQQTGVRFTPTLTFVADTVPDNARRMEKLLAKAKEADAEVARLASSASPAGDPDPYRTSTDDDEPDTDGAGAESFSDADVRRGPQSG comes from the coding sequence GTGGCTGATGCTCCGCGCGCCCGCAGGCTGGCCAAGCGGATCGCCCAGATCGTCGCTTCCGGCCTGGAGCACGAGGTCAAGGACCCGCGGTTGGCGATGGTCACCATCACCGACGCCCGGGTCACCCCGGACCTGCGGGACGCCACCGTCTACTACACGGTCTTCGGCGACGAGGCGGACTACGCCTCGACCGCAGCCGCGCTGTCCAGCGCGACCGGGGTGCTGCGCTCCCGCGTGGGCCAGCAGACCGGTGTGCGGTTCACGCCCACGCTGACGTTCGTCGCGGACACCGTGCCCGACAACGCGCGGCGCATGGAGAAGCTGCTCGCCAAGGCCAAGGAAGCCGACGCGGAGGTGGCCCGGCTGGCCTCCAGCGCGTCGCCCGCCGGAGACCCCGACCCGTACCGGACCAGCACCGACGATGACGAGCCCGACACCGACGGTGCGGGTGCGGAGTCGTTCTCCGACGCCGATGTGCGTCGTGGGCCACAGAGTGGTTGA
- the nusA gene encoding transcription termination factor NusA — protein MNVDIAALRAIERDKDIPFETVLEAIESALLTAYRHTEGHQPHARVEVDRKTGVVRVIAHTLAPDGSVQEEWDDTPEGFGRIAATTARQVILQRLRDAEHERTFGEFSAKEGEILGGVIQRDARANSRGMVIVQVGDSEGVIPAAEQVPGENYEHGTRIKCYVYGVSRTARGPQISLSRTHPNLVRRLFALEVPEIADGTVEIPAVAREAGHRSKIAVRSTVPGVNAKGACIGPMGARVRNVMSELGGEKIDIIDYSDDPATFVGNALSPAKVVSVEVVDERTKTARVVVPDFQLSLAIGKEGQNARLAARLTGWRIDIRSDADPSTSAGPAHAAGLDPAVDGVQTAGSAE, from the coding sequence GTGAACGTCGACATCGCGGCGCTGCGCGCGATCGAACGCGACAAGGACATCCCGTTCGAGACGGTCCTGGAAGCGATCGAATCGGCACTGCTGACCGCATACCGCCACACCGAGGGGCACCAACCGCACGCCCGGGTGGAGGTGGACCGCAAGACCGGCGTCGTGCGGGTCATCGCGCACACCTTGGCCCCGGACGGCAGTGTGCAGGAGGAGTGGGACGACACCCCGGAGGGCTTCGGGCGGATCGCGGCGACCACCGCGCGGCAGGTCATCCTGCAGCGGTTGCGCGACGCCGAGCACGAGCGCACCTTCGGCGAGTTCTCCGCCAAGGAGGGGGAGATCCTCGGTGGTGTCATCCAGCGCGACGCGCGGGCGAACTCGCGCGGCATGGTCATCGTGCAGGTCGGTGACAGCGAGGGCGTGATCCCGGCCGCCGAGCAGGTGCCCGGGGAGAACTACGAGCACGGCACCCGGATCAAGTGCTACGTCTACGGCGTCTCGCGCACCGCGCGGGGCCCGCAGATCTCGCTCTCGCGCACCCACCCGAACCTGGTGCGGCGGCTGTTCGCGCTGGAGGTCCCGGAGATCGCCGACGGCACCGTGGAGATCCCCGCGGTGGCGCGCGAGGCCGGGCACCGCTCCAAGATCGCGGTGCGCTCGACCGTGCCCGGGGTCAACGCCAAGGGCGCGTGCATCGGCCCGATGGGCGCGCGGGTGCGCAACGTGATGAGCGAGCTGGGCGGGGAGAAGATCGACATCATCGACTACTCCGACGACCCGGCGACCTTCGTCGGCAACGCGCTCTCCCCGGCCAAGGTGGTGTCGGTGGAGGTCGTCGACGAGCGCACCAAGACCGCCCGGGTGGTCGTGCCGGACTTCCAGCTCTCCTTGGCGATCGGCAAGGAGGGCCAGAACGCCCGGCTGGCCGCGCGGCTGACCGGCTGGCGCATCGACATCCGCAGTGACGCGGATCCCAGCACCAGCGCAGGCCCAGCGCACGCGGCTGGTCTGGACCCGGCGGTGGACGGTGTGCAGACCGCGGGTTCGGCCGAGTGA
- a CDS encoding CGNR zinc finger domain-containing protein, giving the protein MDNADYAAVALRIANADLSDLDAVRAALHDEPWWADRLAEADLPVLRAVADGLRRALDALVADDADTVLAEINALLAAHPPRPRLSGHGGRDGRPNWHVHVAGPDAPAVDEVAAAAAWGLAQGVVQHGTARWGRCEADGCDTYFLDTSTNQAKRFCSPRCANRVHVAAFRARRRS; this is encoded by the coding sequence ATGGACAACGCTGATTACGCGGCGGTGGCGCTCCGCATCGCCAACGCCGACCTGAGCGACCTCGACGCGGTCCGCGCTGCCCTCCACGACGAGCCGTGGTGGGCCGACCGCCTCGCCGAAGCGGACCTGCCGGTGCTGCGCGCGGTCGCCGACGGCCTGCGCCGGGCCCTGGACGCCCTGGTCGCCGACGACGCCGACACCGTGCTGGCGGAGATCAACGCGCTGCTCGCCGCGCACCCGCCCCGCCCGCGGCTGTCCGGTCACGGCGGCCGCGACGGTCGCCCGAACTGGCACGTGCACGTCGCGGGCCCGGACGCCCCGGCCGTGGACGAGGTCGCCGCCGCCGCGGCGTGGGGCCTGGCGCAGGGCGTGGTCCAGCACGGGACCGCCCGCTGGGGCCGCTGCGAGGCCGACGGCTGCGACACCTACTTCCTGGACACCTCGACCAACCAGGCCAAGCGCTTCTGCTCCCCCCGCTGCGCGAACCGCGTGCACGTCGCCGCCTTCCGAGCCCGCCGCCGCAGCTGA